attatattcattttcACACTCATATGGGAGATAGAAAAAGGACGTacagagaaagaaagaaaaaaaatgatggtTGCTAGTTGGTGTCCAGATTATGAGGGAGTTGGTGATGTATCATCTAAATGCATTGTatctatatgtaatacatatatagaattttaaatgataaagtaaataatatagttataataataatcccCATCAATAATCTAAATGAGTTAATCATTTAACACTTGAGCGGATATTTGTATTTTTGTGCCGACAGTTTACACGgggcgtgtccattgctaaacagttaacgtataaaagtgttcctaaaaatctcaaatttttagattaaatatatttaattatttcactcattaactgtttaaaacctgatcaaaaaggttcgataattatttattttatgttccaatttatatatacggagtactaatatttaaacttaaaaatgtaaaaaatatttttaacaaatctaaaatcttcgtaatcaatttatagtccaacttttatttcaatccatcatgaacatgtacaatatctatattaaaactaacaaaatatcaaccgagtgttactgacgtttactaattaagctcgaaatcatttatattccctttatatataaacagttttaaaatagcaaagttaattactaaaacaattatattatatatttttaaacaaatagatttaatataactttatatatttacaagtaatatttatatacatatttatatatatctatatattctatagtttccattaatcgcattttattttatttattttacaatataaatcctaataatcatattatataatattctaaattatatttcaaattataaatacctatttaaatatatatattatctatttacaaatagttgttcgtgaatcgtcgggaatggtcaaaagtcaaacgaatatatgaaacagttcgaaatatttgtgactcaacattacagactttgcttatcgtatcgaaatcatataaagattaagtttaaatttagtcgaaaattcccgggtcatcatagcAACGCGATTATTATCAGCAACCTTCAATTTTCGTTTAACTCGATTCGCACTCAACAGGTTATACAAATGGGCTATGAAGATCGTTACGAAATCCTGCTCGCAATCACTCAATCCCAGTATACCACCAGTATATCCGAGTTCCATTTTAACCCCATATTTAAAAGATCCAAAGAGTTCATCGTTGATCGCACATTCGATACTAGCATGCCGCCAACTGGTCCTGTAAACCAAACACTCATTGCAGAATCATCGACTCACCCACATGAACCATATAAAAGAATCAGTGGCGGAATCTGAAAGAATTATTGGAGGGGGCAAATTTGTTCAGTTTTATATTTTggaagaataaaaaaaatattactaatatattagagtagcaaacaaaaaaattatagtaaTATAAATACTACAATAAGGAAAAGTTAATATTATAGGAAAGGACGGATAAAACTGCTACTATGCTTTTAGATAGAGTATTATGTTTGAACTCGTGTATTGCACGATGGTTAAAACAATAACAAAAAAGAACAGTTAAAAATTAGTTATGAATTTTTCTTGCACTTAGTAATATTATATGTCAGTTACCACTATGTAAACATGCTCAATGTACATCAATATCAGTTTCATTTGTAGCTCATAAACAATACTAAGATCTTGTAAATAATCAGTATAGTCAAAAAAAATTAAACATATCTTTACTTACCGTCGTCGTATAATGTGTTCGAGAGATAAGTAACGGTTGGTGGGATGTAAGTTTCTTTTCAAcaataaaattaaatttttatttcatGATACATGCGTACATAGTCCTTCTATTACATTCACATTTTCTCTTTCTTTCCGTATCTAAACCAACCACCACTCACCAAACCACCAATGAGGTGACTAATCAAAAATGAAGGAAAATAGAAAGGAAATGACGAAATTACCTTTATGTGCAAGCCATGTGACAGTTTTTAACGAGAAAATCAACGATTGTTATTGACAGGGATCACTCACACCTATTTTGTAAACTACGATGGCCAATCACCTAAAAAAAAATTAGGAACCAACTTCATATCTCGCGCTATTTTTACTTTcaacaataaaataaaattatttCATGATGCATGCGTACGTGGTCCTTCAATTATTTTCACGTTTCTTttactttctatatatatatatatatatatatatatatatatatatatatatatatatatatatatatatatatatatatatatataatccaaccACCACTTACCAAACCACCAATAAGGTTGTATTATtccaccaatatatatatatatatataggtaggatcaagagggaagtaaccaatcagggggaagcggagggaagcaaatttttttttttcgttttttgaaaaaactttgttcacgaacattatagattggataaaaataagaacatttagaaaagacacttcgtgatgaatgttattattttggcgggaaaacgcacgaagaagtaatatataacaattatcatgtttttcgagcgtatgttgaggttttagacattagggtttagatattagggtttatagggtttagatactagggtttagatttagggtttagatttaagatttagattgagtttttaacacgaacggtttagagtttagggtttagggtttagggtttggtgttttgggtttatttcataaacccaaaacaccaaaccctaaaccctaaaccctaatccctaaactctaaatcgggctaaattttacttcacaaaacatgaagaaaaaaaacgttaacattcttcacgaacaatattatcttgaatgttatttttgtcgatcgttttcccgccaaaataataacattcatcacgaagtgtcttttctaaatgttcttattttcatccaatctataatgttcctgaacaaagttttttcaaaaaacagaaaaaaaaaatttgcttccatctgctttcccccgattggttacttccccattgatctgactatatatatataatccaacaACCACTTACCAAACCACCAATAAGGTTGTATTATTCCACCAAACATAAAATACTACTCCACTTTCTTTCCTCATCCTCATTCCTCATTAGTATTAAATTAAAGTGAGAAATAGAATGGCGGTGGCGACGGTGGTGGAAAGCAAAGAATGGTATTTAGCGGCGTACGCACCGGAAAATGTACCAAATTCCGATCATCTAAAGCTACGTACAGTCAATGTTTCTCTACAACATGATTCGATCCCTGATCAACATGTCGTACTTCAAGTACTCCTAATCTCGGTTGATCCATATCTACGATCTATGATCACTGGCCGTGTTGGTGATCTATACATGCCTCCTCATCCACTCAACAAGGTTCTAAGTTATTACTATTTCAGTTTATTTCAGTTtagtattataataaataaataattaatgattaatgatgatgtatttgtatatgtatatgtatacgtaaCTAACCGTATAGTAATTAACCAATCCATGAACTAAGAATATGACTTAGCAATCTTAAAGTAGTTCGTTATCGATCAAAAGCTTAAACTTCATCGTACATTCGTACAAAACATCGCTTGTTTTTAATTTGCTAGATTGGTTTTTTTGATGACTTTAGTAGAAAAAGTTATAATATTATACTCCGTAGTAAGGTAACTTAATATTTTGAAAATTATTAGACTTTATGGTATTTTCTGTTAATGAAAGGTATTCATATCCTTTTCGTTACCTTTTTATGATTGTTGATATGGTTTCAATTTACCATTTTGTCATACTGATCCTTTTAATCTACTAAAATGATGATTTGGAATTCACTAGTTTATATATCTCTCAGAATTTCAGGATTTGATTTTCCAAAAGTCAAACCAACTAAAtttgatttatttattttgttaatgTATAAAATCAAATGTATATGATCTTGATCGGTTTCTATGCAATATTCGTCCTCTGTTTTTACGAATTTTTTTTGATAAGGGGTATGTATATTAAGCCCATTTGTAGAACAAGTATTTTGTTGTAGGAAGTTTGTAAACAGGATACCAGGACTTTCTAACACCGGTTTATGCCACCTCATTTAAAATAGAACTTTCTGAATATAAACTGATTTATGCTTACATACGTGTAGCTGACACATTCGGCATTTTCTGAAACCCGGTGTTGAAACAAAAAAAAACCCATcgggtttcaaaaaaaaaaaatcaaatactcATGTTGGATTTTTTTTCTTGCATAGCGGCACCTCTATACGCCACATTTTATTCATTCTCACTATTTTGCACCTTTTTGTTAGATCAACGACACAAATGATTTTGTACGGTATGTAGTGAATActacgtatgtactattggtttgAAACTAAAATATCTGACACACCAAGCAACTTGaatcttaaaataaaataaaagtaatagtaatagtaatagtcttATTCATTTCAACACAACGAAAACATCTGTATGGTCTGTATGTGCTTAGCCTCAAATCCGGGTTACAATATGTGTTAGAAAAAATGGTCAAACTCGAATTTAGAAAAACCATGTTTCAAAAAAGTTGTCCACGTGGCATACCCTGACTTGAAAAGTTTAACTTCATGGTGATATGTTAAAACCCGGACTTGAGAAGAGCGGGTAATTTACACCGTCTCCAAAATAAAAGTGGTCCACATTCCTGTTTTTACACCGTCTCCAACATAAACCATAGCAATGGCTaaatttattactccgtatttattttctaCAATCAACATTTTATAATTTTGTATTTTATAGATTTAcgtttatatttatacatatatatgtattatgCATTGGGGCGAAAGTAGTGTATGCCAGGATGCCCTCAAGTCAATTTCTAATTTTTAGTGCAAAAATTTGGATTTTTTCATTTTGCCTCGGTGAATTCTTTTTTCTTGTCAAGAGTCTTCATATTTTACGCCCAAAGCCATCatattttgttcaaaaactctcATATTTTGCTCTAAAGTCTCCATATTTTACCCATAAGTCTtcacattttgtctaaaaaaagttgctacgttttttttttaaaaattcgcCTCCAATAAATAAATTTCTAGTTCCGCCACTgattatgcatatacatatacaaaacatATGCAATTTTTAGGATTTTTCTAATGACGAACATAAGAGTTGCTATTAAAAATTAATTTAGTGTAAAAAATGATGGTATATATGAAAGTTATTTCTGAAGAGTGGTTAATTTTTCTTAATATAGAAGTGTTTTTTTACATTTCCAAAATTTTTAATGGTGTAATTAGAAAAATccttatatttaaaatttaataaattatTTACGTTGGTTTGCAGGTTATGACAGAATTTGGAATGGGGAGGGTGATACGGTCGAAAAGCAGTGACTTTAGCGAGAGTGATATTGTCATTTACCCATTTTGTCCCGTTGCCGAGTATTGCGTTATACCATCAAATTTTCTTAGAAAGATTGATTCAACGGCCGATATCGCATTACCAAATTACATGAGTGCTCTTGGTATATATTTACCCCTTGTTTATTTAGTATGAATTCTAATTCTATTGAAAAATTATAGgcaatgataaatatattaaaaagaATTATACCCTATTTTTTTACCAGTTGGTCTTACAATTATTTTTAACTAAATCATACTATAGgtttttattttttatgttttaataaatacatATAGGACGGAAAataccttttaaaaaaaaaattttgaataatGGAATTATATATATGCAACTCAATTAGACATGGTAAACCCGACTTTCTATTGGCCCTGCACTATCTGGTCTCAAAGTTAATGTGGGGGATAATCGTGTAACGCAGACCTCCATATTATATGGTGTATGTCCTCCTACCACTAAACTATTATCGTAGAGATATGTAACTAAAATAAGTTAGTTATAGGTAGCAAAAACAATTTTTTATATGGCTACACTTTAAACCGCATTTATTCCAACATTTTGTAGTCATAACAATATTGTTGTATGAAAATAAGGGGTACCGGGTTTCACTGCATGGGTGGCGATAGAGGTGATCGGTGACCCTAAACCAGGGTCGAACGTATTCATATCTGCAGCTGCCGGAGGCGTTGGAATGTTTGCAGGGCAATTCGCTAAGCTAAAAGGATGTCGAGTTGTCGGCAGTACAGGTTCTGATGAAAAGGTCAAGTATTATTACCATCACCATTCCCATTACACACGAAAAATATTATAACGTATACCAATACCAATACCAATACCAATACCAATCAATAAATATAATTACGTACTTTTCAATCACAATCAAAGTTTTTACCCTAAACAGGCTAACAAATAAAGAATTATGTGCAAGAATATATGTTTAACAGAGGCCTAAgtatataatattatttttataatgtatCAAGTCAGAGAGGAATTGATACATTTTTTGATCATCAGTCACGAAAAACTTTTACTTATTGAAGGCTTTAAATCATTAATAACAAACTTTTGAGTATTGGATCTTTTGATCATGAATATAATCTTACATGTAAAACATCTAACCGTTTAGATGAATCCAATCAAGTATGCAGGTTCAGCTGTTGAAAGATGAATTTGGATTTGATGAGGCATTTAACTACCGCAAAGAGACAGATTTTAATGCCGCATTAACAAAGTAATTCTTCAATTTTACTACTAGTACGTAGCACTAGGCATACGTAACCTGTAATAATTAGGGTTGTCGGACTTGTGACCCGAAAGGGTGTTAGTTTAGTAAGCTCTAATACCATATAAAACAACATATATTGGAGAACTATTGTATTGGTATTGGTGGAATATAGTTGTGATTAATAAGTTAATG
This genomic window from Rutidosis leptorrhynchoides isolate AG116_Rl617_1_P2 chromosome 2, CSIRO_AGI_Rlap_v1, whole genome shotgun sequence contains:
- the LOC139887946 gene encoding 2-alkenal reductase (NADP(+)-dependent)-like; its protein translation is MAVATVVESKEWYLAAYAPENVPNSDHLKLRTVNVSLQHDSIPDQHVVLQVLLISVDPYLRSMITGRVGDLYMPPHPLNKVMTEFGMGRVIRSKSSDFSESDIVIYPFCPVAEYCVIPSNFLRKIDSTADIALPNYMSALGVPGFTAWVAIEVIGDPKPGSNVFISAAAGGVGMFAGQFAKLKGCRVVGSTGSDEKVQLLKDEFGFDEAFNYRKETDFNAALTKYFPNGIDLYLDNVGGEMLEAVLNHVNKGARIPISGMMSQYNTIPSERKGVKNLLNLVGKEVKMEGFLCGSFLDRFGEFLQQMETYLKEDKIKSKHEINQGIESFLDSFVSLFSSSNHGKVIVQVAT